In Desulfosediminicola ganghwensis, a single window of DNA contains:
- a CDS encoding response regulator, translated as MNSLNSNRYKILLVDDTPVNLKLLGQILDPEYEVFFAEDGETAIELAGTVRPDLILLDVIMPGLNGYDVCRHLKAQHDTANIPVLFVTSMGELEDERRGFEAGGVDYITKPISPSIVLARVQTHLALYNQSRLLEDMVEQRTKQLKQALETIKNATLETIHRLSMAAEYKDKNTGAHIQRMSHYSAALARQMGLTDGEVENIFHSAPMHDVGKIGIPDRILLKPGKLDADEWKIMKQHTTLGGKLLKSSTSKFFKTAEIIALTHHEKWEGSGYPKGLKGREIPLVGRIVAIADVFDALTVRRPYKDPFSLKKSYAIIQDKKGKHFDPDVVDAFFAIKDELISIKGKFQNKGISSIF; from the coding sequence ATGAATAGTTTGAACAGCAACCGGTACAAAATACTGCTGGTAGATGATACACCTGTCAATTTGAAGTTGTTGGGGCAGATTCTGGACCCTGAGTATGAGGTGTTTTTTGCCGAGGATGGGGAGACGGCCATTGAACTTGCCGGCACGGTTAGGCCGGATCTGATACTGCTGGATGTCATAATGCCAGGATTGAACGGCTATGACGTATGCCGACACCTGAAGGCACAACATGACACAGCCAATATTCCCGTCCTTTTTGTCACCTCTATGGGGGAGTTGGAAGATGAACGCCGAGGTTTTGAGGCTGGCGGGGTGGATTATATCACGAAACCGATTTCCCCGTCGATTGTTCTGGCAAGAGTGCAAACGCATCTGGCTCTCTACAACCAGTCTCGATTGCTTGAGGATATGGTCGAGCAGCGAACGAAACAGTTGAAGCAAGCCCTCGAGACAATAAAAAATGCCACCTTGGAAACCATTCATAGGCTATCCATGGCAGCCGAGTACAAGGATAAGAATACCGGCGCACATATTCAGCGCATGAGCCATTATTCTGCTGCGTTGGCCCGGCAAATGGGATTAACGGATGGGGAGGTTGAAAATATTTTTCACAGTGCTCCCATGCACGATGTGGGCAAAATTGGTATCCCCGATCGTATCTTGCTTAAGCCGGGAAAGCTTGACGCCGATGAGTGGAAGATTATGAAGCAGCATACGACTCTCGGTGGCAAACTTTTAAAGTCGTCTACCTCCAAATTTTTTAAGACCGCTGAAATCATAGCCTTAACCCATCATGAGAAATGGGAGGGCAGCGGCTATCCCAAGGGATTGAAGGGAAGAGAGATCCCATTGGTGGGGCGCATTGTTGCCATTGCAGACGTATTTGACGCCTTGACCGTGCGTCGGCCATATAAAGATCCTTTTTCTTTGAAAAAATCTTATGCCATTATCCAGGACAAAAAGGGAAAGCATTTTGACCCGGATGTGGTGGATGCCTTTTTTGCGATCAAGGACGAACTGATCAGCATTAAGGGCAAGTTCCAGAATAAGGGAATCAGTTCAATATTTTAG